One genomic segment of Chelonia mydas isolate rCheMyd1 chromosome 1, rCheMyd1.pri.v2, whole genome shotgun sequence includes these proteins:
- the KPNA3 gene encoding importin subunit alpha-4 isoform X1, with translation MAENAAAAAGLENHRIKSFKNKGRDVETMRRHRNEVTIELRKNKRDEHLLKKRNVPQEESLEDSDVDADFKAQNVTLEAILQNATSDNPVIQLSAVQAARKLLSSDRNPPIDDLIKSGILPILVNCLERDDNPSLQFEAAWALTNIASGTSAQTQAVVQSNAVPLFLRLLHSPHQNVCEQAVWALGNIIGDGPQCRDYVISLGVVKPLLSFINPSIPITFLRNVTWVIVNLCRNKDPPPPMETVQEILPALCVLIYHTDINILVDTVWALSYLTDGGNEQIQMVIDSGVVPFLVPLLSHQEVKVQTAALRAVGNIVTGTDEQTQVVLNCDVLSHFPNLLTHPKEKINKEAVWFLSNITAGNQQQVQAVIDAGLIPMIIHQLAKGDFGTQKEAAWAISNLTISGRKDQVEYLVQQNVIPPFCNLLAVKDSQVVQVVLDGLKNILIMAGDEASTIAEIIEECGGLEKIEALQQHENEDIYKLAFEIIDQYFSGDDIDEDPSLIPEATQGGTYNFDPTANLQTKEFNF, from the exons AACAAAAGAGATGAAcatcttttgaaaaaaagaaatgtcCCTCAAGAAGAAAGTTTAGAAGACTCAGATGTTGATGCTGACTTCAAAGCA CAAAATGTAACACTAGAAGCTATATTGCAG AATGCCACAAGTGATAATCCTGTGATCCAGTTGAGTGCTGTCCAAGCtgcaag AAAACTGTTATCGAGTGACAGAAATCCACCTATTGATGACTTAATAAAATCTGGAATTTTACCAATTCTGGTCAACTGTCTAGAAAGGGATGATAA tccTTCATTACAATTTGAAGCTGCGTGGGCACTGACTAACATAGCATCGGGCACTTCTGCACAGACCCAAGCTGTGGTACAGTCAA ATGCAGTACCCCTCTTTTTGAGACTGCTTCACTCACCACATCAGAATGTTTGTGAGCAAGCTGTTTGGGCTCTTGGAAATATTATAG GTGATGGTCCTCAGTGTAGAGATTATGTCATATCACTGGGAGTTGTCAAACCTCTTCTGTCCTTCATCAATCCCTCCATTCCCATCACCTTCCTTCGGAACGTCACATGGGTCATTGTAAATCTCTGCAGGAATAAGGACCCCCCACCGCCTATGGAGACAGTTCAGGAG attttgccAGCATTGTGTGTTCTTATATACCATACAGATATAAAC ATTCTTGTGGACACTGTTTGGGCTTTGTCCTACCTAACAGATGGTGGTAATGAACAGATACAGATGGTCATTGATTCAGGCGTTGTACCTTTTCTAGTTCCCCTTCTGAGCCATCAGGAGGTTAAAGTTCAA ACAGCAGCGCTGAGAGCAGTTGGCAACATAGTAACTGGTACTGATGAACAAACACAAGTTGTTCTCAACTGTGACGTTCTCTCTCACTTCCCAAATCTCCTGACGCATCCAAAAGAGAAGATAAACAAG GAAGCAGTTTGGTTCCTTTCCAATATCACAGCAGGAAACCAGCAACAAGTTCAAGCTGTAATAGATGCTGGACTAATCCCTATGATCATACACCAGCTGGCTAAG GGGGACTTTGGAACACAAAAGGAAGCTGCGTGGGCAATTAGCAACTTGACGATAAGTGGAAGAAAGGATCAG GTTGAATATCTTGTACAACAGAACGTAATCCCACCATTCTGTAATTTACTGGCAGTAAAAGACTCTCAGGTGGTCCAGGTGGTCCTGGATGGGCTGAAAAACATTCTGATAATGGCTGGTGATGAGGCTAGCACAATAGCTGAAATTATAGAAGAATGTGGAG GTTTAGAGAAAATTGAAGCCTTGCAACAGCATGAGAATGAGGACATCTATAAACTAGCATTTGAAATCATAGACCAGTATTTCTCTGGTGATGAT ATTGATGAAGATCCCAGCCTCATTCCTGAAGCCACTCAAGGAGGTACTTACAACTTTGACCCAACAGCCAATCTTCAAACAaaagaatttaatttttaa
- the KPNA3 gene encoding importin subunit alpha-4 isoform X3, whose translation MRRHRNEVTIELRKNKRDEHLLKKRNVPQEESLEDSDVDADFKAQNVTLEAILQNATSDNPVIQLSAVQAARKLLSSDRNPPIDDLIKSGILPILVNCLERDDNPSLQFEAAWALTNIASGTSAQTQAVVQSNAVPLFLRLLHSPHQNVCEQAVWALGNIIGDGPQCRDYVISLGVVKPLLSFINPSIPITFLRNVTWVIVNLCRNKDPPPPMETVQEILPALCVLIYHTDINILVDTVWALSYLTDGGNEQIQMVIDSGVVPFLVPLLSHQEVKVQTAALRAVGNIVTGTDEQTQVVLNCDVLSHFPNLLTHPKEKINKEAVWFLSNITAGNQQQVQAVIDAGLIPMIIHQLAKGDFGTQKEAAWAISNLTISGRKDQVEYLVQQNVIPPFCNLLAVKDSQVVQVVLDGLKNILIMAGDEASTIAEIIEECGGLEKIEALQQHENEDIYKLAFEIIDQYFSGDDIDEDPSLIPEATQGGTYNFDPTANLQTKEFNF comes from the exons AACAAAAGAGATGAAcatcttttgaaaaaaagaaatgtcCCTCAAGAAGAAAGTTTAGAAGACTCAGATGTTGATGCTGACTTCAAAGCA CAAAATGTAACACTAGAAGCTATATTGCAG AATGCCACAAGTGATAATCCTGTGATCCAGTTGAGTGCTGTCCAAGCtgcaag AAAACTGTTATCGAGTGACAGAAATCCACCTATTGATGACTTAATAAAATCTGGAATTTTACCAATTCTGGTCAACTGTCTAGAAAGGGATGATAA tccTTCATTACAATTTGAAGCTGCGTGGGCACTGACTAACATAGCATCGGGCACTTCTGCACAGACCCAAGCTGTGGTACAGTCAA ATGCAGTACCCCTCTTTTTGAGACTGCTTCACTCACCACATCAGAATGTTTGTGAGCAAGCTGTTTGGGCTCTTGGAAATATTATAG GTGATGGTCCTCAGTGTAGAGATTATGTCATATCACTGGGAGTTGTCAAACCTCTTCTGTCCTTCATCAATCCCTCCATTCCCATCACCTTCCTTCGGAACGTCACATGGGTCATTGTAAATCTCTGCAGGAATAAGGACCCCCCACCGCCTATGGAGACAGTTCAGGAG attttgccAGCATTGTGTGTTCTTATATACCATACAGATATAAAC ATTCTTGTGGACACTGTTTGGGCTTTGTCCTACCTAACAGATGGTGGTAATGAACAGATACAGATGGTCATTGATTCAGGCGTTGTACCTTTTCTAGTTCCCCTTCTGAGCCATCAGGAGGTTAAAGTTCAA ACAGCAGCGCTGAGAGCAGTTGGCAACATAGTAACTGGTACTGATGAACAAACACAAGTTGTTCTCAACTGTGACGTTCTCTCTCACTTCCCAAATCTCCTGACGCATCCAAAAGAGAAGATAAACAAG GAAGCAGTTTGGTTCCTTTCCAATATCACAGCAGGAAACCAGCAACAAGTTCAAGCTGTAATAGATGCTGGACTAATCCCTATGATCATACACCAGCTGGCTAAG GGGGACTTTGGAACACAAAAGGAAGCTGCGTGGGCAATTAGCAACTTGACGATAAGTGGAAGAAAGGATCAG GTTGAATATCTTGTACAACAGAACGTAATCCCACCATTCTGTAATTTACTGGCAGTAAAAGACTCTCAGGTGGTCCAGGTGGTCCTGGATGGGCTGAAAAACATTCTGATAATGGCTGGTGATGAGGCTAGCACAATAGCTGAAATTATAGAAGAATGTGGAG GTTTAGAGAAAATTGAAGCCTTGCAACAGCATGAGAATGAGGACATCTATAAACTAGCATTTGAAATCATAGACCAGTATTTCTCTGGTGATGAT ATTGATGAAGATCCCAGCCTCATTCCTGAAGCCACTCAAGGAGGTACTTACAACTTTGACCCAACAGCCAATCTTCAAACAaaagaatttaatttttaa
- the KPNA3 gene encoding importin subunit alpha-4 isoform X2 — translation MVIEWNGGRNRPHYLQTMRRHRNEVTIELRKNKRDEHLLKKRNVPQEESLEDSDVDADFKAQNVTLEAILQNATSDNPVIQLSAVQAARKLLSSDRNPPIDDLIKSGILPILVNCLERDDNPSLQFEAAWALTNIASGTSAQTQAVVQSNAVPLFLRLLHSPHQNVCEQAVWALGNIIGDGPQCRDYVISLGVVKPLLSFINPSIPITFLRNVTWVIVNLCRNKDPPPPMETVQEILPALCVLIYHTDINILVDTVWALSYLTDGGNEQIQMVIDSGVVPFLVPLLSHQEVKVQTAALRAVGNIVTGTDEQTQVVLNCDVLSHFPNLLTHPKEKINKEAVWFLSNITAGNQQQVQAVIDAGLIPMIIHQLAKGDFGTQKEAAWAISNLTISGRKDQVEYLVQQNVIPPFCNLLAVKDSQVVQVVLDGLKNILIMAGDEASTIAEIIEECGGLEKIEALQQHENEDIYKLAFEIIDQYFSGDDIDEDPSLIPEATQGGTYNFDPTANLQTKEFNF, via the exons AACAAAAGAGATGAAcatcttttgaaaaaaagaaatgtcCCTCAAGAAGAAAGTTTAGAAGACTCAGATGTTGATGCTGACTTCAAAGCA CAAAATGTAACACTAGAAGCTATATTGCAG AATGCCACAAGTGATAATCCTGTGATCCAGTTGAGTGCTGTCCAAGCtgcaag AAAACTGTTATCGAGTGACAGAAATCCACCTATTGATGACTTAATAAAATCTGGAATTTTACCAATTCTGGTCAACTGTCTAGAAAGGGATGATAA tccTTCATTACAATTTGAAGCTGCGTGGGCACTGACTAACATAGCATCGGGCACTTCTGCACAGACCCAAGCTGTGGTACAGTCAA ATGCAGTACCCCTCTTTTTGAGACTGCTTCACTCACCACATCAGAATGTTTGTGAGCAAGCTGTTTGGGCTCTTGGAAATATTATAG GTGATGGTCCTCAGTGTAGAGATTATGTCATATCACTGGGAGTTGTCAAACCTCTTCTGTCCTTCATCAATCCCTCCATTCCCATCACCTTCCTTCGGAACGTCACATGGGTCATTGTAAATCTCTGCAGGAATAAGGACCCCCCACCGCCTATGGAGACAGTTCAGGAG attttgccAGCATTGTGTGTTCTTATATACCATACAGATATAAAC ATTCTTGTGGACACTGTTTGGGCTTTGTCCTACCTAACAGATGGTGGTAATGAACAGATACAGATGGTCATTGATTCAGGCGTTGTACCTTTTCTAGTTCCCCTTCTGAGCCATCAGGAGGTTAAAGTTCAA ACAGCAGCGCTGAGAGCAGTTGGCAACATAGTAACTGGTACTGATGAACAAACACAAGTTGTTCTCAACTGTGACGTTCTCTCTCACTTCCCAAATCTCCTGACGCATCCAAAAGAGAAGATAAACAAG GAAGCAGTTTGGTTCCTTTCCAATATCACAGCAGGAAACCAGCAACAAGTTCAAGCTGTAATAGATGCTGGACTAATCCCTATGATCATACACCAGCTGGCTAAG GGGGACTTTGGAACACAAAAGGAAGCTGCGTGGGCAATTAGCAACTTGACGATAAGTGGAAGAAAGGATCAG GTTGAATATCTTGTACAACAGAACGTAATCCCACCATTCTGTAATTTACTGGCAGTAAAAGACTCTCAGGTGGTCCAGGTGGTCCTGGATGGGCTGAAAAACATTCTGATAATGGCTGGTGATGAGGCTAGCACAATAGCTGAAATTATAGAAGAATGTGGAG GTTTAGAGAAAATTGAAGCCTTGCAACAGCATGAGAATGAGGACATCTATAAACTAGCATTTGAAATCATAGACCAGTATTTCTCTGGTGATGAT ATTGATGAAGATCCCAGCCTCATTCCTGAAGCCACTCAAGGAGGTACTTACAACTTTGACCCAACAGCCAATCTTCAAACAaaagaatttaatttttaa